Part of the Desulfolutivibrio sulfoxidireducens genome is shown below.
GAGCGTGGCCGCCAACATCTTCGTGGGCATGGTCGAGGCCCCGCTTTTCATCCGGCCCTATCTCAAGGACATGACCCGAAGCGAGCTGTTCACGGTCATGACCGCGGGCATGGCCACCATCGCCGGAACGGTCATGGTGCTCTACGCCACCTTCCTGCAACGCGTCATTCCCGACGCCCTGGGGCACATCCTGGTGGCCTCGTTCCTGAGCGCCCCGGCGGCCATCCTGGTGTCCGCGATCATGATTCCGGAGACCGGGCCGCTCACCAGCGGGAAGATCGTCCCGCCCAACCCGGCCAACGGGAGCATGGACGCCATCGTGCGGGGGGCCACGGACGGCATTGGGCTTCTGATCAACATCGCCGGCATGCTCATCGTGCTGGTGGCCCTGGTCTCCCTGGCCGACCAGCTCCTGGCCTTTTTCCCCGACGTGGCCGGAAGCCCCCTGTCACTTCCCCGCATTTTCGGGTTCGCGTTCCGACCGCTGGTATGGCTGATCGGCATCCCCTGGGCCGAGTCGGAGACGGCCGGCATGCTCATGGGCACCAAGACGGCCTTAAACGAGCTCCTGGCCTACCTGGACATGTCGCGACTGCCGCAAGGGGCGCTCAGCGATCGTTCAAGGCTGATCATGACCTACGCCATGTGCGGCTTCGCCAACTTCGGCAGCCTGGGCATCCTGGTGGGCGGCATGGGGACCATGGCCCCGGAGCGCCGGGACGAGATCGTGGCCCTGGGCCTGCGGTCCATCGTCTCGGGCACCCTGGCCACGCTCATGACCGGGGCCGTGGTGGGCATCTTTCTGTAATCCGGAAAGCGCCTGATTTCCCGCAGTTCCTGGCTCGTGACGGCCAGGTCCAACTTGTGTCTCATTTCACAATCACCCGTCGGAGGGGGCCTGAACAATTTATTTTTGCTGTGTTTTCCTCTCGGTCCACTGCCTGTTCCGTACTTCACATCCGCATGCGGCCAGCCGGACGCACATGTGATTTCTTTCACAGATGCGGGACCGCATGTCGCAATCGTGTTCTCTTTCCCAAACTCCCCTTGACCGGTCAAATCTCTGCCACTATGTTACTTTTCACCATTTCTTTCCTGTTAAGGAAGTATCGTTAGTTGATCAGAATCATTGAATTTTAATCGTTTCTGTCGTGGGTCGACGAGATCGAGGATTTCGCATTGCTGCATCAGATTTCGTTGCACCAGTCTGGCCAGATAATGCAGGCTCAGGCCGATATTTGACAGGAACTTCTGGTAAGCCAGAAGTAAGTATGCGATCAGCGCCACATAGACCTGGGACAGGACGGCGTTTTTCGAGTTGCCGATGAAGGTTTTGATCTTGAGGTTCTGCTTGATGAAGCGGAAGAAGATTTCGACCTGCCATCGCTCCTTGTAGATGTCGGCGATGGTGCGGGCCGACAGCGTCATGTGATTGGTCAGAAACTCGAAACGCTTTCCGGTTTCCTGGTCCCGATAGCCGACCCGGCGCAGGATCAAGGTCTTTTCCCCGTCGGCGACCTGGATCATCTGATCGGAGGTGACACCCGTTGTCCGGTCTCCCTCATTTCGCTCAAGGACGATGAACCGGGCGTTGCTCTTGAGGCGGGTGACCAGGAAAACGTCGGTTTTACACAACTGTCGGAACCAGGCGTGGTCCACATAGCCCCGGTCGAAGACCACGATCGAGCCTTTGGGTAGTTGCAAGAGCCTGGCCATGTTGACCTCGTGGCATTTGGCTTCGGTGACGGGGACCACGGCCGGGAGGTAGCCGTCATGATCCAGGAGGGTGTGCAGTTTGATGCCCGCCTTGGTGGTTCGGAACTTGGCCCAAGGGAACAGGGTCAGGCACAAGTCGACGACCGACGCGTCCAAGCTGAACAGCTTGTTTTTAAATGAGAATTTGTGCCCAGAGGCCTTGGGAAGGCATCGCCGGTAAAGCTCGCCGAACAGGGCCTCGAAAAAGGTGCACGGTCGCTGGTTGTTGGCGTCGGCGAAGGTGGATTGGGCCACCGGCTTGGTTCCGAGGTGGTAGAGGCGCTTGGCGGCGGCATTCATGCCCATGATCCCGTCCCGCAGGCTCTTGCATCCGGCCAGTTGGGCATGAAGCAGATGGACGAATTGGTCCCAGTAGAGAAATGTGCGGGGAGAGCGTTTTCCTCTATGCTTCTTGGATAATTTGACAAACAGGTATCTTGGAACAACCGATTAGGAATTGGGCGAAGACGGTGGTAAAGCTTTGCATGTGCGGAATCCTTTTGTTGAAGTGTAGGTGAGCTTCGCAACTCTACCATACAACAACAAGAGCGATTCCGCACAGTTATAATAAGGATAAAAAAGCGACATCGCCTCTAAAACAGGTGGGCTGGCATGCGACGAGGCGCCTTTTTTGCGTTGTGCTGTTTTTTTGAGTTTGAAATCATAGCGTTCAATACCAGTAACACATTCTGGCCTTTGGCCTTTTCTTATCCGGATAGAACTGGATATAAATGAAAACCATGAGACGAACAAGAAAGAACGGTGTTGTTAAACGCGTGAATCGCTCAGGTCAGGTCAGGCTATATTTTATCTCAACGACCAGCTTGTCCCAGAAATTCCGAAGATGATCTGGGACACAGCTGCACCGCTCGTTTTTTCCAGCGGCAACGGAGGAAAGGCATATGTGGCGTTTTGATCCAGGGGCAAAGGGCGCGCCGAAAATCGACATCTTGCGTCATGTCAGGGTTGCTGTGAAACTCGTGGGTGGTTTCATCTTCATGGCGATCATCAGCCTCGTGGTCGGAGGAATCGGCGTTTATTCCGTACAGAATCTCGGCGGCCATGCCAAGGAGCTTGGACAGGTAAAGATGCCCGCCCTGAAGAATCTGCTCTATCTCCAGCAATCCCTCGACGAAATCATGATCGCCCAACGTACCTTGCTCATTCCCGATCTGGACGCGACGATCAAGGACAACCAGTTTAAACGCGCCCAGAGCGCGCTGGAACGCGATGCAAGCGCCATAGCGGAACTCGACAAACTGGCGCGAACCGTCTTCATAGAACAGCAATGGGCAACGCTCAAGCAGGCTTATATCGCCGTTGGCGAGACAAACGCCCTTTTCCTCGAAGCCGTGAAGGAAAACAAACGCGCCCGTATGACCGAGCTTGCCTTTGGCGTCTGCCGGGACAAACTGACAAAAGCCCGGGAGTTGCTGACCCAAATCGTCGCCACCGTCAACACCAGTGTTGACCACGAAGCGGGTATCGCTCATGACAAATCGAACAGCCTATTCTGGGCGACGCTGGCCGGAATGGTCCTTGGAGCTTTGTTGGCCTTTTCCTTGGGACTTCACCTTGCCTGGGACTCGGTCAGACCGCTGCGCAAACTTGTTGCTTTCTCCAAAGTCGTTGCTGGCGGCAATCTTGACGAAAAGTTAAAGATCACTCGGCGGGACGACTTCGGCATTTTGGCCGACGGCCTGCGTACCATGGTCGCAGCGCTCAAGGATAAAATAGCCGAGGCGGACGCCAAGGCCGCGCAAGCAGATGCGGAGTCTCAGCGCGCCAAGGCGGCTACTGACGAGGCGCTCTCCGCCAAAGCAGAAGCCGAACGTGCGGCGGAGAATATCAGCCAAACGGCGATCCAGCTCGAGAAAGTTGTGGAGATCGTCAACTCCGCATCGGGCGAACTCAACGAACAAGTTGAGCTTTCCAGCCAGGGGGCGGGCGTGCAGTCCACCCGCGTAGCAGAAACAGCTACGGCCATGAGCGAGATGAACGCCACGGTGCTCGAAGTGGCCAAGAACGCCTCCATGGCCGTTGAATCCGCCGAAGCGGCCCGGAGAAAGGCAGGCGAAGGCTCAAAGGTCGTGGCTCAAGTAGTACATGGAATCAGCGCCCTGCAGCAGGTTTCCATGCGTCTGCAGGAGGACATGGGTAGCCTGGGCCGCCAAGCGGACGGTATCGGGGCGATCATGAACGTCATTTCCGACATCGCCGACCAGACCAACCTTCTCGCCCTCAACGCGGCCATCGAAGCGGCTCGGGCTGGCGAAGCCGGCCGGGGGTTCGCTGTCGTCGCCGACGAGGTCCGCAAGCTGGCGGAAAAAACAATGGCGGCAACCAAGAAAGTTGGCGATACGATCGTCGGCATCCAGTCGGGAACCAAGCGCAATCTGGACAACGTGGAACAGGCCGTTGCCAATGTCGAACAGGCAACCGTCCTGGCGCTCAAGAGCGGCGAAGCGCTCAGCGAGATCGTCCGTCTGGTGGAGGTTTCCACGGACCAGATACGGTCCATCGCCACAGCCAGTGAGCAACAGTCGGCTACAAGCGATGAGATCAACCGCAATATAGAGGACATCCACAGAATTTCCTGTGAAACGGCCGACGCCATGCAACGCTCGGCCCAGGCTGTGAGTGACCTGGCCAGCCAGTCCAACGTACTACGCTCCCTCGTGGAAGAAATGATGCTGCCGAGCCAGGCGGGATAGAGGAGCGCAATCCGTAAAGGATTTGCCAGACCCCGAACTCTTGATGAGGCAGTTTTGTTCGGTTAAGAAAAGATCAAATTCCATTATGTGTTACAGAAACGAAACTCTTGAGGCCTCACTGGATTGGAGATATCTTTCGAAAAAACGACTCAAGCGTCATGACTCAAAACTAAACAACGAATCCGGAACGCGCCTGATTTCCCCCGGTTCCTGGCTCGTGACGGCCAGGCCCACACTTGTGCCTTATTTCACAATTACCCTTCGGAGAGGGCCTGAACAATTTTTTTTGCTGTGTTTTCCTCTCGGTCCACTGCCTGTTCCGTACTTCACATCCGCATGCGGCCAGTCGGACGCACGTGTGAGTTCTTTCACAGATGCGGGACCGCATGTCGCAATCGTGTTCTCTGTCCCAAACTCCCCTTGACCGGCCCAATCTCTGTCACTACGTTATTTTTAACATAGTTTAAGCAATCGAAATCGCCTGGGCCACCGCACCGACGCATCCGCCTGGCATTCGGGTCCCCTGCGGGAGGGACGCCCCAGTTCGGGCGTCCCGCGCCCAGGTTATCGATGCCATCGTCTTCCCTATGGTGCCATCGATCCCGACGACCAAACCATTACCTGGAGGAGTCTTCACATGAGCACCGAAAACTATCGACACATGCAGGATTTTTTCATGAATCACCTGCGGCTGCTGCATTATCCGATCGCCATCAGGTACGTCTTCGACCAGGACGAGCTCGACCGCTTCAAGAAGGACGTCCCGCACTACGTTCCGGGCAAGGCCCTGACCTTTTGCCAGGCCGAGATCGGCGCCCGCATGGAGGGGCTGACGGTGCTCGTGGAGAAAGAACGCCTTGGCTGCGCCAACGCCAAGTTCGTCTTCGGCTGGAAGGGCTTGGACGAGGCCGAGATCAAAAGCCACATCAAATACGTCAAAGACATGGCCCAGGCCGAGGCCTTTGTCACATCCAAGCCCCGTCTGCCGGAAGGCAAACTCCTGGCCGTGGTGGTCTCCCCCCTGGCCGATGCCTACGCCCCGCCCCATGTGGTGCATTTCTACTGCGATAACATGCAGGCCTACCATCTGGCCGTGGACTGGATGTCGGCCATGAACGTCCATCCGCTCAAGCCATCCATGACCATGAACTCGGCCGCCTGCGGCGGGAACGTGCAGGCGTACAACTCCAGGGCCATGAACGTCTTCCTGGCCTGTAGCGGCAGTTACAACGCCGGAAAGACCGAGCGGGGCGAGATCAACGTCTCCATCCCCGGCGACCAGCTTCCCCTGGTCATGGAGCGGCTGAAGAGCCGGATCGAGGAACATGGCGGGGCCTCCATCACCCGCGTCGGACATCCCTTCCCCGGGGCGGACATCTGCAAGAACTGTCCGCTGATTTCGTTCAAGAAGGCCGACGCACCCGACGAGTCGGCCCCGGCCTCGTGAATCGGCCAAAGACCGCGCCGATGCGAAAAAGGTCCTCCAGCCACCCATACGAGCCCGGCCCGCCGCCCCGGCTCCTCGCCGCGGGGCGAGGAGCCGGGGCGGCGCCAGGGGCCAGGCCGCTTGTTTTTTTCCCGCACGAGGGGTATCGAGGATTTCAGGGGATGGAGTCCCCCCGGTAACCGCCGTGACGCTGATGACTCCTGCCCTGAAAAGGCAGGTGGCCAGTACGGGAAGACCACGCCTTGGCGTGGTCTTTTTTGCGACCTCAAGGGAGATCCCTCCTGGCGCGACGGAACCTGAGGACGAAAGGCATGCACAAGATTCTCCTTCTCTGCCTGGCCGGGGCCGCAGGCACCCTGGCCCGCTACTGGCTCTCGGGCGCGGTCTATGGATTCTTCGGCCGGGACTTTCCCTGGGGCACCAGCGCCGTGAACATCCTGGGCTGCTTCCTCTTCGGACTCATCTGGGTGTTGTCCGAAGAGCGCGGCATCCTGTCCACCCAGGCGCGAATCGTGATCCTGGTGGGGTTCATGGGGGCCTTCACCACCTTTTCCACCTTCATCTTCGAGAGCGCCGAGCTTGCCCGGTCGTCCGAATGGCTCAAGATGGGACTCAACGTGGCCGCCCAGAACGTGCTCGGCTTTTTTGCCTGCTATCTCGGCTTCGTGTGCGGCAGAATCGTGTAAGCGAAGGAGAGCGGCCATGGATTCCCTGATTCCCGTGCGGATATTGCGGGTGTTGTGCGGCGAGGCCGCCCAGCATGAAGGCCGGCCCCTTTACGAATGTCTGGTGGAAGAGGCCCGCAGACGCGGCATGGCCGGGGCCACGGTCACGCGCGGGTTCATGGGCTTCGGGGCCAACAGTCTGTTGCACACGGCGAAGATCCTGCGCCTGTCCGAGGATCTGCCGGTGGCGGTGGAGATCGTGGACACCCCGGAACGCATCGAGGCCTTCCTGCCCGTGGCCCAGGCCATGGTGCGCGAGGGAACCCTCGTGGTGGTGGAGGCCCGGGCCATCTTCCACCTGCCCATGCGCATCCGCGACGTCATGAGCGCCGACGTGGCCACGGTATCCCCCTCGACCCCGCTGCCCGACGTCGTGGACCTGCTGTTGCGCCGGGAAATCAAGGCCGTCCCGGTGGTCAAGGGAAAACGCGTCGTGGGGATCGTCACCGGCGGCGACCTGCTCTCCCGGGCCGGCATGCCCCTTCGCCTCGACGTCCAAAGCCAGCTCCCCGCCGATCTGCGGGAGGAACACCTCCGCCGCCTCAACGCCCTGGGACGGACTGTCGCGGACGTCATGTCCCACCCGGTCGCGACCCTGAACATCAAGACCAGCGTGCCGGATGCCCTGGCGCTGATGGCCAGGCGGAGCTTCAAGCGCCTCCCGGTGGTGGACGACTCGGGGAACCTGATGGGCATCGTCAGCCGCGCGGACGTGTTGCGGGCCATCGGCAAAGCCGCCGGAGTGACCGAAAAACTCGCCTCCCTGCCCCCGGGGATCAGGCGGACGGCCCGGGACGTGATGTTCGCCGACGTGCCCACCGCGCGTCCGGACACCCCGGTCCGGGACGTACTGGACAAACTCCTGGCCACACCCCTGCGCCGGGTGGTCATCGTGGGCGAGGGGGAAACCATCCGAGGCATTGTGCTGGACCGGGATCTGGTGGCCCTGTTCGCCAGGAGAAACCAGCCCGGAATGCTGCGCTCCCTGGTGGCCGCGCTTTCCGGACGACATGCCGAAGGGGAGGAACCGGCCGGCACGGCCGCCGAGGTGATGCGGACCGAGGTCTTCACCCTGCCTCCGGACGCGCCGCTCTCCGATGTGGTCCGGCTCCTGGTGGAAAAAAAGGTCAAACGCCTGGTGGTCGCGGACAGCCGGGGCCGTTTGCTCGGCATGGTGGACCGGGACACGGTCCTGCGGGGGCTTACGGAAGATCGCGTTTCAATGTGAGATCGCCGGGCGGACGCTCCCGCCTGTCCCGGCAGGGCATGTGCTTGTGCACCAGCCGGCCCTTGAGGGAACAAAAAAGGGCCACAAAGGTCCGGCAACCGCCCGAACCGTCTATCCCCTCCTGATCCGGCCGTGAGGCGTAACGGCATCCCAGGTCGCAAAATCCCATCCGGTCCACCATGATTTCCCTCCTTGCGGCCCCGCAAAGGGACAACCGCCCCGGATGCCATCTCTTCGCCGGGCGCGACGCGGGCGCCGACCCCCTGGCGACGTCCTGACATATCCTCTTTCGTAAGAAAAGACCGTTCCGTATCGTCTGGATGTGAAGCGAGAATATCCCGGGAGTCCCCATGACATGGGTCACCCCGGGCCGGATTCACGCCCGGCCTGTCATCCTCATGTGCGGCCTTGCCCCAGCCGCCCCGCCGGAACTCTTTTTTGCCAACCGCCGGGCTGAAGAAGAAAAATAGTTGACATTGATAATCGGTTTCAATTAAACCATGCCTCAAGAGTTTGGGAGAAATCACCACAAACAGGGGGACAAGCCATGTGCGCAGCACTCATCGGCGGAATGGACCGGCTCAAACGCGATTACATCGAGGCGGCCAGGGAAGGCGGGGTGACGCTCAAGTGCTTCACCGGGAAGGAGCGAGGCATCGCCACCAAAATCGGCGAGAGCGACCTGGTCATCGTCTTCACCAACAAGGTGTCCCACGAGGCCAAGCGCGAGGCCGCCAAGGCCGCAAAATCCCGCAACATCCCCATGCGCATGCTGCACTCGTGCGGTGTCTCCTCCCTGCGGGATTGTCTGCGCGCCGGGTGATTCCCGTCTCCCGAAACGCGTACAGCGATTTCGGGGCCTGGCGGGGTGTGTCACCTGCCTGGGCGGGAGAGTTTGTCCAGACCTGGAAACAGGACTGCCGAAAAGCCACGAAAAAAGGAGTACAACGATATGTGCGCGGCGGATCGTATCGGCCTCCTCAACAAAAACGGCATGGACGCGTTCAGCAAGGGATACTACGAGGACGCCCTGTACTATCTGGGCATGGCCGCGGATCGGGCCAGACTGGCGGGGACTCCCCTGCAGGAGGCCCACATCCGCAACAACATCGGCCTGGTTTTCCAGGGCCTGGGCAACCCCTCCCAGGCAAAAATCCATTTCAAGCTGGCTATGTCCCTGATCGAGAAAAAAGAGGGGCCGGCAAACCCCTTGCATTCGGTCGTCGCGGCCAACTTGCGGGAATTGCGCGAGGCGGTTTGAAAAAGGCCGCGCCACCAACCCGGCTTCAACGATCTCAAACCAGGAGCATCGCCATGGTGTCCACCTCGTCCATCTCCTCTCTGGGTGCGTTGCGTCCCTTCATAGAACGGGCGTTTCACCGGACCCAAAGCTCGCGCACCGAAACCGCTTTGGCCAAAACCAAGCCGACCCCCGCCCTGGCCGAAAAGGCCCGCCCATCCCGGGAGGCCACCGGCTCGGCCGGTTCATGACCGTACGGCGCGGCGCGCCGGTCTTGCCGCCTGGCGACACATCCCCCTTTTTCCCCCGACGTACTCCGGGAGGGCTCATGTACCTGGACGATACGGACGGGCCGGACCTCGGCCGTCGAACGAAGATTCTCGACTTCGCCTCGCAC
Proteins encoded:
- a CDS encoding NupC/NupG family nucleoside CNT transporter produces the protein MTQSALGLAALVAIAWLLSERKKSVSPRAIVVGIGLQLILGFLFLKIPVVKDAFLSLNTLVLALEAATTAGTSFVFGYLGGAPLPFAESSPGTSFIMAFKALPLVLVVSALSSLLFFWRILPAVVRFLSLLLQKSMGIGGALGVSVAANIFVGMVEAPLFIRPYLKDMTRSELFTVMTAGMATIAGTVMVLYATFLQRVIPDALGHILVASFLSAPAAILVSAIMIPETGPLTSGKIVPPNPANGSMDAIVRGATDGIGLLINIAGMLIVLVALVSLADQLLAFFPDVAGSPLSLPRIFGFAFRPLVWLIGIPWAESETAGMLMGTKTALNELLAYLDMSRLPQGALSDRSRLIMTYAMCGFANFGSLGILVGGMGTMAPERRDEIVALGLRSIVSGTLATLMTGAVVGIFL
- a CDS encoding IS4 family transposase; translated protein: MFVKLSKKHRGKRSPRTFLYWDQFVHLLHAQLAGCKSLRDGIMGMNAAAKRLYHLGTKPVAQSTFADANNQRPCTFFEALFGELYRRCLPKASGHKFSFKNKLFSLDASVVDLCLTLFPWAKFRTTKAGIKLHTLLDHDGYLPAVVPVTEAKCHEVNMARLLQLPKGSIVVFDRGYVDHAWFRQLCKTDVFLVTRLKSNARFIVLERNEGDRTTGVTSDQMIQVADGEKTLILRRVGYRDQETGKRFEFLTNHMTLSARTIADIYKERWQVEIFFRFIKQNLKIKTFIGNSKNAVLSQVYVALIAYLLLAYQKFLSNIGLSLHYLARLVQRNLMQQCEILDLVDPRQKRLKFNDSDQLTILP
- a CDS encoding methyl-accepting chemotaxis protein; translated protein: MWRFDPGAKGAPKIDILRHVRVAVKLVGGFIFMAIISLVVGGIGVYSVQNLGGHAKELGQVKMPALKNLLYLQQSLDEIMIAQRTLLIPDLDATIKDNQFKRAQSALERDASAIAELDKLARTVFIEQQWATLKQAYIAVGETNALFLEAVKENKRARMTELAFGVCRDKLTKARELLTQIVATVNTSVDHEAGIAHDKSNSLFWATLAGMVLGALLAFSLGLHLAWDSVRPLRKLVAFSKVVAGGNLDEKLKITRRDDFGILADGLRTMVAALKDKIAEADAKAAQADAESQRAKAATDEALSAKAEAERAAENISQTAIQLEKVVEIVNSASGELNEQVELSSQGAGVQSTRVAETATAMSEMNATVLEVAKNASMAVESAEAARRKAGEGSKVVAQVVHGISALQQVSMRLQEDMGSLGRQADGIGAIMNVISDIADQTNLLALNAAIEAARAGEAGRGFAVVADEVRKLAEKTMAATKKVGDTIVGIQSGTKRNLDNVEQAVANVEQATVLALKSGEALSEIVRLVEVSTDQIRSIATASEQQSATSDEINRNIEDIHRISCETADAMQRSAQAVSDLASQSNVLRSLVEEMMLPSQAG
- a CDS encoding DUF169 domain-containing protein, which encodes MSTENYRHMQDFFMNHLRLLHYPIAIRYVFDQDELDRFKKDVPHYVPGKALTFCQAEIGARMEGLTVLVEKERLGCANAKFVFGWKGLDEAEIKSHIKYVKDMAQAEAFVTSKPRLPEGKLLAVVVSPLADAYAPPHVVHFYCDNMQAYHLAVDWMSAMNVHPLKPSMTMNSAACGGNVQAYNSRAMNVFLACSGSYNAGKTERGEINVSIPGDQLPLVMERLKSRIEEHGGASITRVGHPFPGADICKNCPLISFKKADAPDESAPAS
- the crcB gene encoding fluoride efflux transporter CrcB, which gives rise to MHKILLLCLAGAAGTLARYWLSGAVYGFFGRDFPWGTSAVNILGCFLFGLIWVLSEERGILSTQARIVILVGFMGAFTTFSTFIFESAELARSSEWLKMGLNVAAQNVLGFFACYLGFVCGRIV
- a CDS encoding DUF190 domain-containing protein — translated: MDSLIPVRILRVLCGEAAQHEGRPLYECLVEEARRRGMAGATVTRGFMGFGANSLLHTAKILRLSEDLPVAVEIVDTPERIEAFLPVAQAMVREGTLVVVEARAIFHLPMRIRDVMSADVATVSPSTPLPDVVDLLLRREIKAVPVVKGKRVVGIVTGGDLLSRAGMPLRLDVQSQLPADLREEHLRRLNALGRTVADVMSHPVATLNIKTSVPDALALMARRSFKRLPVVDDSGNLMGIVSRADVLRAIGKAAGVTEKLASLPPGIRRTARDVMFADVPTARPDTPVRDVLDKLLATPLRRVVIVGEGETIRGIVLDRDLVALFARRNQPGMLRSLVAALSGRHAEGEEPAGTAAEVMRTEVFTLPPDAPLSDVVRLLVEKKVKRLVVADSRGRLLGMVDRDTVLRGLTEDRVSM
- a CDS encoding DUF2325 domain-containing protein, producing MCAALIGGMDRLKRDYIEAAREGGVTLKCFTGKERGIATKIGESDLVIVFTNKVSHEAKREAAKAAKSRNIPMRMLHSCGVSSLRDCLRAG
- a CDS encoding tetratricopeptide repeat protein; the encoded protein is MCAADRIGLLNKNGMDAFSKGYYEDALYYLGMAADRARLAGTPLQEAHIRNNIGLVFQGLGNPSQAKIHFKLAMSLIEKKEGPANPLHSVVAANLRELREAV